The following coding sequences are from one Archaeoglobaceae archaeon window:
- a CDS encoding phenylalanine--tRNA ligase subunit alpha yields the protein MLSKIEAEVLRNAEVGKVYSLDELASLTKMSRDAVMKAVFLLQEKGFLEVSEVKKIRYKITEEGRRYLKEGFPEEKLLKLLSETDEVERLKSALGDEFQIAVGWLKRRNVLELKGGKIRLISKPELAEKRALERVDKGEEIDRELLKLLERRKLIEKVEEKTFQVKILKKVEFDFKETISDLTPEQIITGSWRSKKFIRYDIKIPSAEIYGGKSHPYERIIRECRKIFLDMGFKEIKGNYVQLAFWNFDALFQPQDHPARDMQDTFYLDRYEEIDYEKVSNVKETHENGWITGSTGWKGVWDLKKAQQLVLRTHTTAVTIKYLAKNPEPPQKAFCIDRVYRRESIDATHLPEFDQLEGVVLDRDVGFKHLLGLLKTFFTKMGFEDVRFRPGYFPYTEPSVEPEVYVEGLGWIELGGAGVFRKEVTEPLGIKGKVLAWGLGIGRLAMLRIGLKDLRKLYLPDINWLRSFPVVKK from the coding sequence ATGCTTTCAAAGATCGAGGCAGAAGTTCTGCGCAATGCGGAAGTGGGAAAGGTTTACAGCTTAGATGAGCTTGCAAGCCTTACAAAGATGAGTAGAGATGCAGTGATGAAGGCGGTTTTTCTTTTGCAGGAAAAAGGATTTTTGGAAGTATCTGAAGTGAAAAAGATCAGATATAAAATTACTGAAGAAGGAAGAAGGTATCTCAAAGAGGGTTTTCCAGAAGAGAAGCTTTTGAAATTGCTTTCTGAGACCGATGAAGTCGAAAGACTGAAGTCGGCACTTGGGGATGAATTTCAGATCGCAGTTGGATGGCTGAAAAGGAGGAATGTTTTAGAACTAAAAGGAGGTAAAATAAGACTAATTAGCAAGCCAGAATTGGCTGAAAAAAGGGCGTTGGAGAGAGTTGATAAAGGAGAGGAAATCGACAGAGAATTGCTTAAACTTCTTGAAAGGCGAAAGCTTATCGAAAAGGTTGAAGAGAAGACTTTTCAGGTTAAAATTCTCAAAAAAGTTGAATTCGACTTTAAAGAGACAATTTCTGATCTAACACCAGAGCAAATAATTACTGGAAGTTGGAGAAGTAAGAAATTCATTAGATACGACATTAAAATCCCCTCTGCAGAAATCTATGGTGGTAAGAGCCATCCTTACGAAAGAATTATCAGGGAGTGCAGAAAGATCTTTTTAGACATGGGGTTCAAAGAGATCAAGGGCAATTACGTTCAGCTTGCCTTCTGGAACTTCGACGCCCTTTTCCAGCCCCAGGATCATCCCGCAAGGGACATGCAGGATACATTTTACTTGGACAGATATGAGGAAATTGACTACGAAAAAGTTTCAAATGTGAAGGAAACCCACGAGAATGGCTGGATCACGGGATCTACTGGCTGGAAAGGGGTTTGGGATTTGAAGAAGGCTCAGCAGTTGGTTTTGAGAACGCATACGACCGCAGTAACTATAAAATACTTGGCAAAAAATCCAGAGCCACCGCAAAAGGCTTTCTGCATCGACAGGGTTTATCGCAGAGAGAGCATTGACGCAACGCATCTTCCAGAATTTGACCAACTCGAAGGAGTTGTGCTTGACAGAGATGTTGGCTTCAAGCATCTCTTGGGCTTACTTAAGACTTTCTTTACAAAGATGGGCTTCGAAGACGTTCGCTTCCGCCCAGGATATTTCCCGTACACAGAGCCAAGCGTTGAGCCCGAAGTCTACGTGGAGGGACTTGGCTGGATTGAGCTTGGCGGAGCAGGAGTTTTCCGAAAAGAGGTCACAGAACCACTGGGTATCAAAGGCAAAGTGCTTGCATGGGGTCTTGGAATTGGTAGGCTTGCAATGCTTAGAATTGGTCTAAAAGATCTTAGAAAATTGTATTTGCCGGACATAAACTGGCTTAGGAGCTTTCCAGTTGTTAAAAAATAG
- the albA gene encoding DNA-binding protein Alba, translating into MAENVVLVGKKPVMNYVLATITQLNEGAKEVVIKARGRAISRAVDVAEIVRNRFVPGLKIKGIKIDTEELESQDGKKMNVSTIEITICK; encoded by the coding sequence ATGGCTGAGAATGTCGTCTTGGTAGGCAAAAAGCCAGTGATGAACTATGTGCTTGCAACAATAACTCAGCTCAATGAAGGGGCGAAGGAGGTTGTTATTAAGGCTCGTGGTAGGGCGATAAGCAGGGCGGTAGATGTTGCGGAGATAGTTAGGAACAGATTCGTTCCTGGACTTAAGATTAAGGGGATCAAGATTGACACGGAGGAACTTGAATCTCAAGATGGAAAGAAAATGAACGTTTCTACAATTGAGATTACAATTTGCAAGTAG
- a CDS encoding 2-hydroxyacyl-CoA dehydratase → MKVGYLCTFTPKEIIHSAGFLPYRVFATESPITLASGYIQSYACSQARGALECALNGDFYAFVFTRCCDTLMRLTDIFEFVGKRVHNIEFPTKIGNIDYYVKELKEFLAVLKEWGGDVSFESLLESIKLYRELEEKLKKLFTLAPDYETVIKVQQIDVKDAIKLVDEKLKSAKKWGNKPKVLITGSVCPYLKVYDLFREAGFSIKDDICTGSRFFEFNYPSFEPEDLDSALRFIAEKYFYKSPCPTKHYSNDRRFDYVLKLAEDCDAVVFLLVKFCEPHFFDYPQLKEKLEQMGKKVALIELEFPVVSTEQIRTRIEALREVI, encoded by the coding sequence GTGAAGGTCGGATATCTCTGCACGTTTACTCCAAAGGAGATCATACATTCAGCAGGATTCCTGCCATATCGAGTTTTTGCCACTGAAAGTCCAATAACACTGGCCTCAGGATACATTCAAAGCTATGCTTGCTCGCAGGCAAGAGGGGCACTTGAGTGCGCTTTGAACGGTGATTTTTACGCATTCGTTTTTACAAGGTGTTGCGACACTCTCATGAGATTAACAGACATTTTTGAATTCGTCGGGAAGAGAGTTCATAACATAGAGTTTCCCACTAAGATTGGAAATATTGATTATTACGTTAAAGAGCTAAAAGAATTCCTCGCAGTTTTGAAGGAATGGGGAGGGGATGTGAGCTTTGAGAGTCTTCTGGAGAGCATCAAACTTTATCGAGAGCTTGAAGAGAAACTTAAAAAGCTTTTTACATTGGCACCCGATTACGAGACAGTAATAAAAGTTCAGCAGATCGACGTTAAAGATGCAATAAAGCTTGTAGACGAAAAATTGAAGTCTGCCAAAAAATGGGGGAATAAGCCTAAAGTCCTGATAACTGGTAGTGTTTGTCCATACCTAAAGGTTTACGATTTGTTCCGGGAAGCGGGTTTTTCCATAAAAGATGACATTTGCACAGGAAGTAGATTTTTTGAATTCAATTATCCGAGCTTTGAACCCGAAGATCTTGATAGTGCTTTGAGGTTCATTGCGGAAAAATACTTCTACAAGTCTCCATGCCCGACAAAGCACTACTCGAACGACAGAAGATTCGATTACGTTTTAAAGCTTGCTGAGGATTGCGATGCGGTTGTATTTTTGCTTGTAAAGTTCTGCGAACCACATTTCTTTGATTATCCACAGCTTAAAGAAAAACTGGAGCAAATGGGAAAAAAGGTTGCTTTAATCGAGCTTGAATTTCCAGTTGTCTCGACTGAGCAAATACGCACGAGAATAGAAGCTCTCAGGGAGGTGATCTGA
- a CDS encoding 2-hydroxyacyl-CoA dehydratase subunit D, giving the protein MRRLEISEKMRELMTGYYMAGMQADCNAWITSGAPVELLHAFDVYPVYPENHGALIGATKFGGYYCEFAEKKGFSRDLCSYARCDIGCVFAGTSPIGGLPKPTFLFACNNICNTVVKWYQVLSRIFKVPLFVLDMPFIRKELKEHHLRYVEEQLYDFIKFVEKITDRKLDDAKLRDVVLKSMEAVELYSECLRMASNRPSPMTCFDAFVNMAPIVCLRGTDHAVAFYKEMKQELEERVKKGISAIDNEEIRLLWDNIPVWYRLKWFGEFFEKRNACLVADTYTNAWSGFKVVRGSDVISGIAEVYTVSYLNIGMDMMVDIINRLIEIYDVDGVVMHSNRSCKPYSFGQYEIQKKLSVPSVIIEADMVDERVFSEAQVVTRLEAFLEML; this is encoded by the coding sequence TTGAGAAGGCTCGAGATCTCAGAAAAAATGCGGGAACTGATGACTGGCTACTACATGGCAGGTATGCAGGCAGATTGCAACGCTTGGATCACGAGCGGTGCCCCTGTAGAATTGTTGCATGCCTTTGACGTTTATCCAGTTTATCCTGAAAACCACGGTGCATTAATAGGTGCGACAAAATTCGGTGGATATTACTGCGAGTTCGCAGAAAAAAAGGGATTTTCGAGGGATCTTTGCTCCTATGCGAGATGCGACATTGGTTGTGTTTTTGCTGGCACAAGTCCAATTGGCGGATTGCCAAAGCCCACATTTCTATTTGCCTGCAATAACATCTGCAATACCGTCGTTAAGTGGTATCAGGTGCTTAGCAGAATCTTCAAGGTCCCATTATTCGTTCTGGACATGCCCTTTATCAGAAAGGAGCTAAAGGAACATCATTTGAGATACGTTGAGGAGCAGCTATACGATTTTATAAAATTTGTGGAAAAGATAACAGATAGAAAGCTTGATGATGCGAAGCTAAGAGATGTAGTTTTGAAATCAATGGAAGCGGTTGAGCTTTATTCGGAATGTCTTAGAATGGCAAGCAATAGACCATCGCCAATGACTTGTTTTGACGCATTCGTGAATATGGCTCCAATCGTTTGTTTGCGTGGAACAGATCATGCAGTCGCTTTTTATAAGGAAATGAAGCAAGAACTTGAAGAAAGAGTTAAGAAGGGAATTTCTGCAATTGATAACGAAGAAATCAGGCTTCTTTGGGACAATATTCCGGTGTGGTATAGGCTTAAATGGTTCGGAGAGTTTTTTGAGAAAAGAAATGCCTGTCTCGTTGCAGATACATACACAAATGCGTGGTCTGGATTTAAGGTTGTAAGGGGTAGCGATGTTATTTCTGGAATTGCAGAAGTTTACACAGTCTCTTATCTAAACATCGGCATGGATATGATGGTCGATATCATAAATCGCCTTATAGAGATTTACGATGTTGACGGGGTTGTAATGCACTCGAACAGAAGTTGTAAGCCTTATTCTTTTGGGCAGTATGAAATCCAGAAAAAGCTTAGTGTTCCATCGGTGATCATTGAAGCGGACATGGTCGATGAGAGAGTTTTCAGCGAGGCTCAAGTTGTGACGAGACTTGAGGCTTTTCTTGAGATGCTATGA